The following coding sequences lie in one Ctenopharyngodon idella isolate HZGC_01 chromosome 11, HZGC01, whole genome shotgun sequence genomic window:
- the ppcs gene encoding phosphopantothenate--cysteine ligase, protein MAHSASSAVDGGLSEEFAVPSHVEEVRKLMAEFAEHHSSAGRRVVLITSGGTKVPLESRTVRFLDNFSSGRRGASSAEYFLDSGYAVIFLHRHRSLYPYTRLYTGVNLLDSLRLETGKEDNGQILVDQNSLPNIAKVLKRYQVVKTAGLLLPVEFNTLSEYLHLLKAAAQALSSIGSKAMFYLAAAVSDFYIPASEMPEHKIQSSNGPLQISMKMVPKMLSPLVKDWAPQAFVISFKLETDPSILLERARRALETYNHQAVVANVLDTRRGYVVVVTKDTQHELVLTDEEVQKEVEIEDRIVSNLTAAHSQFMSQV, encoded by the exons ATGGCCCACTCAGCCTCAAGTGCAGTGGATGGAGGACTGTCTGAAGAGTTTGCAGTCCCCTCTCACGTGGAAGAAGTCAGGAAACTCATGGCAGAGTTTGCTGAACATCACAGTTCGGCCGGGCGCAGAGTAGTTCTGATCACCTCAGGAGGAACTAAAGTTCCTCTGGAATCCCGTACGGTACGATTCCTGGACAACTTCAGCAGTGGTCGGCGAGGGGCATCCTCTGCGGAGTATTTCCTGGACTCAGGCTATGCAGTGATCTTTCTGCATAGGCATCGTTCTCTCTACCCATACACTCGTCTATACACAGGGGTCAATTTACTGGATAGCTTACGATTAGAGACTGGTAAGGAGGACAATGGTCAGATCCTGGTGGATCAGAACTCACTTCCAAACATTGCAAAGGTTTTAAAGCGCTATCAGGTGGTGAAAACAGCAGGATTACTGCTGCCGGTTGAATTCAACACCTTGTCAGAGTACCTCCATCTTCTCAAAGCTGCAGCCCAAGCATTAAGCTCCATAG GGTCCAAGGCTATGTTTTATTTGGCTGCTGCTGTTTCTGATTTCTACATCCCAGCATCTGAAATGCCAGAACATAAAATTCAGTCCTCTAATGGGCCACTTCAG atAAGTATGAAGATGGTTCCCAAGATGTTGTCCCCATTGGTGAAGGACTGGGCACCTCAGGCATTTGTCATCTCTTTCAAGCTGGAAACAGACCCCTCCATCCTTTTGGAGCGAGCACGGCGTGCCTTAGAAACGTACAACCACCAGGCAGTGGTCGCAAACGTTCTCGACACGCGCCGTGGTTATGTGGTTGTGGTCACCAAAGACACGCAACACGAGCTGGTACTCACAGATGAGGAAGTGCAGAAAGAGGTAGAGATTGAGGACAGGATTGTCAGTAATCTGACTGCAGCACACAGTCAATTTATGTCTCAAGTATGA